Proteins encoded together in one Microbacterium oxydans window:
- the nadE gene encoding ammonia-dependent NAD(+) synthetase — protein MSLQQQISEDLGVNPEVEPEAEVERRVGFLADYLRATGAKGFVLGISGGQDSTLAGRLAQLAVERVRAEGGEAKFLAVRLPYRVQHDAADAEAALEFIAPDASVEVNIQNGVDGVEEDIEFAVTSDISDFNRGNIKARVRMVTQYALAGHDGLLVIGTDHAAEAVTGFYTKFGDGAADILPLSGLSKRQGRALLKFLDAPDRLAFKVPTADLLDGQPGRADEDELGLTYEQIDDFLEGRPVDPEVAGRIEARYLATQHKRHLPVTPDDSWWR, from the coding sequence ATGTCGTTGCAGCAGCAGATCTCTGAGGACCTCGGCGTCAATCCCGAGGTCGAACCCGAGGCCGAGGTCGAGCGCCGGGTCGGGTTCCTCGCCGACTACCTGCGCGCGACCGGCGCGAAGGGTTTCGTGCTCGGCATCTCCGGCGGACAGGACTCGACCCTCGCCGGACGTCTGGCGCAGCTCGCAGTCGAGCGGGTCCGCGCCGAGGGTGGCGAGGCGAAGTTCCTCGCTGTGCGGCTGCCCTACCGCGTGCAGCACGATGCCGCGGACGCCGAGGCGGCGCTGGAGTTCATCGCCCCGGATGCGTCGGTCGAGGTCAACATCCAGAACGGCGTCGACGGGGTCGAAGAGGACATCGAGTTCGCGGTCACGAGCGACATCAGCGACTTCAACCGAGGCAACATCAAGGCCCGCGTGCGCATGGTCACGCAGTACGCCCTGGCCGGCCACGACGGACTCCTCGTGATCGGCACCGATCACGCCGCCGAGGCGGTGACCGGCTTCTACACGAAGTTCGGCGACGGCGCGGCCGACATCCTCCCGCTGTCCGGGCTCAGCAAGCGGCAGGGCCGTGCGCTGCTGAAATTCCTCGACGCTCCGGATCGATTGGCGTTCAAGGTGCCGACGGCCGACCTCCTGGACGGCCAGCCCGGCCGCGCCGACGAGGACGAGCTGGGCCTCACCTACGAGCAGATCGACGACTTCCTCGAGGGGCGGCCCGTCGACCCCGAGGTGGCCGGGCGCATCGAGGCGCGCTACCTCGCGACGCAGCACAAGCGGCACCTCCCGGTGACCCCCGACGACTCCTGGTGGCGCTGA
- a CDS encoding TM0106 family RecB-like putative nuclease, which yields MRIDTQAQRVIWSASDLKAAAECEFAWCRAIDAKLGRVPAVEEPEDATLKRAAELGDVHEQNVLARYIHDLGDAEVHRIEKVSSVDAEALAAAVDETVAALRSDALVVFQAAFATEEFVGFADFLRKDDDGRWRVQDSKLARKARVTALMQLAAYVDQLDRLGIPRSDEVDLILGDGTLSTHAVDDLLPLFQVRRARLRALIADRRIAEGSTGAPLAWGDDRGDLQVVACGRCATCEEQVLAHRDLLMVARMRPVQRARLRASGIETIDALAAASEAPEGMNTDTFENLRAQARLQLRADAEGAPTYDVHYAQAIHTLPLPSHGDIFFDFEGDPLYTEPAADGEAHWGIDYLFGWVDNADQYSELWAHTFADEKRALETFLDFVNLRRAAHPGMHIYHYAPYETSHLVAMAARYGVREGEVDRLLREGVFVDLYPLVLRTVRVGSRSYSIKKLEPLYMGDDVRTSDVQKGDDSIVQYVAARELAAAGEQAEADAVLADLADYNRYDCVSTRRLRNWLIDIARQKGVTPAPPDDADEVIYEPSPRSVALLADAERAVESGGDGLVHRIAAAAIDYFPREAKSFWVSHFQRLREPVTMWDGTRDVVRVDRPSSVVRRDWSVGEGRRVMSRDVEIRGEVSPGTTLGVGAQPFALYEVPAPFDTEVPSRAVHVPHTVTVAEVLDDGYLVTESAVQGQTWDELPLALTPAAPPRVVSLQGAIDEWADAVHAAAPGFPEDAATDILRRIPPRTVSGSALPASGDDTIDAIVRGILDLDRSYLAVQGPPGTGKTYTGSRVIARLVNEHGFKVGVVAQSHAIIETLLARVVADGVAPSQVAKAPKDPHADPPYTVIPKSGMASFLGEHAGEGAVVGGTAWDFSNTQRVERAGLDLLVIDEAGQFSLASTIAVAAGAKRLLLLGDPQQLPQVSQGAHPEPVDTSALGWVMDGDPVVRPEYGYFLARSWRMHPSVAAPVSKLAYAGQLASAPGTELRSLEGIDPGLHVVPLRHRGNATQSPEEAAEVVRLVRDLLGRTFTDNDPAASSRPLGQADIIVVAPYNAQRQLILDALSDAGFPDVPVGTVDNFQGKEAVVSITSLAASSGRDAPRGPEFLLLQNRLNVAISRAQVVAYLIHSPALLDDLPYTPEGVARLSAFARLVGAAD from the coding sequence GTGCGGATCGACACTCAGGCGCAGCGCGTCATCTGGAGCGCGAGCGACCTCAAGGCGGCCGCCGAGTGCGAGTTCGCGTGGTGTCGGGCGATCGACGCGAAGCTGGGGCGCGTCCCCGCGGTCGAGGAACCGGAGGACGCGACCCTCAAGCGCGCCGCCGAGCTCGGCGATGTGCACGAGCAGAACGTGCTCGCCCGCTACATCCACGACCTCGGCGACGCGGAGGTGCATCGCATCGAGAAGGTCTCCTCGGTCGACGCCGAGGCCCTTGCCGCAGCCGTCGACGAGACCGTGGCGGCACTGCGCTCCGACGCGCTCGTGGTCTTCCAGGCGGCGTTCGCGACCGAGGAGTTCGTCGGCTTCGCCGACTTCCTGCGCAAGGACGACGACGGGCGCTGGCGGGTGCAGGACTCGAAGCTCGCGCGCAAGGCTCGTGTGACCGCGCTCATGCAGCTCGCGGCATATGTCGATCAGCTCGACCGGCTCGGCATCCCGCGCTCCGACGAGGTCGACCTGATCCTGGGCGACGGCACGCTCAGCACGCACGCCGTGGACGACCTCCTGCCGCTCTTCCAGGTGCGGAGAGCGCGACTGCGCGCGCTCATCGCCGACCGGCGCATCGCCGAGGGGTCGACCGGCGCGCCGCTCGCCTGGGGCGATGATCGGGGCGACCTGCAGGTCGTGGCCTGCGGTCGCTGCGCGACATGCGAGGAGCAGGTGCTGGCGCACCGCGACCTGCTGATGGTCGCGAGGATGCGCCCCGTGCAGCGTGCGCGTCTGCGTGCTTCGGGCATCGAGACGATCGATGCGCTGGCTGCGGCCTCCGAGGCGCCGGAGGGGATGAACACCGACACCTTCGAGAACCTGCGTGCCCAGGCGCGGCTGCAGCTCCGTGCCGATGCGGAGGGCGCGCCGACCTACGACGTGCACTACGCCCAGGCGATCCACACGCTCCCGCTCCCCAGCCACGGCGACATCTTCTTCGACTTCGAGGGCGACCCGCTCTACACCGAGCCCGCCGCCGACGGCGAGGCGCACTGGGGGATCGACTACCTCTTCGGATGGGTCGACAACGCCGACCAGTACTCGGAGCTGTGGGCACACACCTTCGCCGACGAGAAGCGGGCGCTGGAGACCTTCCTCGACTTCGTGAACCTGCGCAGAGCCGCGCACCCCGGCATGCACATCTACCACTACGCGCCGTATGAGACGTCGCACCTCGTGGCGATGGCGGCGCGGTACGGCGTGCGCGAAGGCGAGGTCGACCGGCTGCTGCGGGAAGGCGTGTTCGTCGACCTGTACCCGCTGGTCCTGCGGACGGTGCGCGTCGGGTCGCGCTCGTATTCGATCAAGAAGCTCGAGCCGCTCTACATGGGCGACGACGTCCGCACCAGCGACGTGCAGAAGGGCGATGACTCGATCGTGCAGTACGTCGCCGCCCGCGAGCTCGCGGCGGCGGGGGAGCAGGCCGAGGCCGACGCCGTCCTGGCCGACCTCGCCGACTACAACCGCTACGACTGCGTGTCGACGCGGCGGCTGCGCAACTGGCTCATCGACATCGCCCGGCAGAAGGGCGTGACCCCCGCGCCGCCCGACGACGCCGACGAGGTCATCTACGAGCCGTCGCCGCGGTCGGTCGCGTTGCTCGCCGACGCCGAGCGTGCCGTCGAGTCCGGCGGCGACGGGCTCGTGCACCGGATCGCCGCCGCCGCCATCGACTACTTCCCTCGCGAGGCGAAGAGCTTCTGGGTGTCGCACTTCCAGCGGCTGCGCGAGCCGGTGACGATGTGGGACGGCACGCGCGACGTCGTGCGGGTCGATCGTCCGTCCTCGGTCGTGCGCCGCGACTGGAGCGTCGGGGAGGGGCGCCGGGTCATGTCCCGCGACGTCGAGATCCGCGGCGAGGTGTCCCCGGGGACGACGCTCGGCGTCGGCGCGCAGCCGTTCGCGCTCTACGAGGTGCCGGCACCGTTCGACACCGAGGTGCCGTCGAGGGCGGTCCATGTGCCCCACACGGTCACCGTGGCCGAGGTCCTCGACGACGGCTACCTCGTCACCGAGTCGGCCGTGCAGGGGCAGACGTGGGATGAGCTCCCGCTCGCCCTCACCCCGGCCGCGCCCCCGCGCGTGGTCTCGCTGCAGGGCGCCATCGACGAATGGGCCGACGCCGTCCACGCGGCGGCCCCCGGCTTCCCGGAAGACGCGGCGACCGACATCCTCCGCCGCATCCCCCCGCGCACGGTGTCGGGGAGCGCGCTGCCCGCCTCCGGCGACGACACCATCGACGCGATCGTGCGCGGCATCCTCGACCTCGACCGCAGCTACCTCGCGGTGCAGGGCCCTCCGGGAACCGGCAAGACCTACACGGGGTCGCGGGTGATCGCGCGCCTGGTGAACGAGCACGGGTTCAAGGTCGGTGTCGTCGCGCAGTCGCACGCGATCATCGAGACGCTCCTGGCGCGGGTCGTCGCCGACGGGGTCGCACCGTCGCAGGTGGCGAAGGCCCCGAAGGATCCTCACGCGGACCCGCCCTACACGGTGATCCCGAAGAGCGGCATGGCGTCCTTCCTCGGCGAGCACGCGGGCGAGGGGGCGGTGGTCGGCGGCACGGCCTGGGACTTCAGCAACACCCAGCGCGTCGAACGCGCCGGACTCGACCTCCTCGTGATCGACGAGGCCGGGCAGTTCTCGCTCGCCTCGACCATCGCCGTCGCGGCCGGTGCGAAGCGGCTCCTTCTCCTCGGCGATCCGCAGCAGCTTCCGCAGGTGAGTCAGGGCGCCCATCCCGAGCCGGTGGACACCTCGGCTCTCGGCTGGGTGATGGACGGCGATCCCGTCGTGCGGCCCGAGTACGGGTATTTCCTGGCGCGGTCGTGGCGGATGCACCCGTCCGTGGCCGCCCCGGTGTCGAAACTCGCCTACGCCGGACAGCTCGCGTCAGCACCCGGCACCGAGCTCCGATCGCTGGAGGGCATCGATCCCGGCCTGCATGTCGTGCCGCTCCGCCATCGCGGCAACGCCACCCAGTCGCCGGAGGAGGCGGCCGAGGTCGTGCGTCTCGTCCGCGATCTGCTCGGACGCACCTTCACCGACAACGATCCGGCCGCCTCGTCCCGTCCGCTCGGACAGGCCGACATCATCGTGGTGGCGCCCTACAACGCGCAGCGGCAGCTGATCCTCGACGCGCTCTCAGACGCCGGCTTCCCGGATGTCCCCGTCGGAACGGTCGACAACTTCCAGGGCAAGGAGGCCGTCGTCTCGATCACCTCACTCGCCGCATCCAGCGGGCGGGACGCGCCGCGTGGTCCGGAGTTCCTGCTGCTGCAGAATCGTCTGAACGTGGCGATATCGCGCGCGCAGGTCGTGGCGTATCTGATCCACTCGCCGGCGCTGCTCGACGATCTGCCGTACACGCCGGAGGGCGTCGCCCGGCTCAGCGCGTTCGCCCGCCTCGTGGGGGCGGCGGACTGA
- the upp gene encoding uracil phosphoribosyltransferase, whose amino-acid sequence MRVHVADHPLITHKLSVLRDARTPSPVFRQLTEELVTLLAYEATRNVKVSPVEITTPVTTTMGVKISEPRPIVVPILRAGLGMLEGLVKLLPTAEVGFLGMVRDETTFEPTTYAERLPDDLSDRQCFAIDPMLATGGSLAAAIQFLFDRGAKDVTAICLLGTPEGVAAIEAMAGDRDVTLVLGALDERLDEKGYIVPGLGDAGDRLYGTV is encoded by the coding sequence ATGCGTGTTCACGTGGCCGACCACCCTCTCATCACTCACAAGCTCTCGGTGCTGCGCGACGCGCGCACGCCGTCGCCGGTCTTCCGGCAGCTCACGGAGGAGCTCGTCACGCTGCTCGCGTACGAGGCGACGCGCAACGTGAAGGTCAGCCCCGTCGAGATCACGACGCCCGTGACGACGACGATGGGCGTGAAGATCTCGGAGCCCCGCCCGATCGTGGTGCCGATCCTGCGCGCCGGTCTCGGCATGCTCGAGGGCCTCGTCAAGCTGCTCCCGACCGCCGAGGTCGGATTCCTCGGCATGGTCCGCGACGAGACGACCTTCGAGCCCACGACCTACGCCGAGCGCCTCCCCGACGACCTCAGCGACCGCCAGTGCTTCGCCATCGACCCGATGCTCGCCACCGGCGGCTCGCTCGCCGCGGCGATCCAGTTCCTGTTCGACCGCGGGGCGAAGGACGTCACCGCGATCTGCCTGCTGGGCACGCCCGAGGGCGTCGCGGCGATCGAGGCGATGGCCGGCGACCGCGACGTCACGCTCGTGCTCGGCGCCCTCGACGAGCGCCTCGACGAGAAGGGCTACATCGTGCCCGGACTCGGTGACGCCGGAGACCGCCTCTACGGCACCGTCTGA
- the tadA gene encoding tRNA adenosine(34) deaminase TadA, with protein sequence MTAADDLAMRRALALAAEAAEASEIPVGAVVLDADGRIIAEGRNTREATHDPTGHAEIEALRAAAQSRGSWNLEGHTLVVTLEPCIMCAGAILQARIGRVVFGAWDDKAGAAGSMYDVLRDRRLPYRAEVVGGIEAEAATSLLRAFFEQRR encoded by the coding sequence ATGACCGCTGCCGACGACCTCGCGATGCGGCGTGCGCTCGCGCTCGCGGCGGAGGCGGCGGAGGCGTCGGAGATCCCCGTCGGCGCGGTGGTCCTCGACGCCGACGGGCGCATCATCGCCGAGGGTCGGAACACCCGCGAGGCCACGCACGATCCGACCGGTCATGCCGAGATCGAGGCGCTGCGGGCGGCCGCGCAGTCCCGCGGATCCTGGAACCTCGAGGGCCACACCCTCGTGGTCACCCTCGAACCCTGCATCATGTGCGCGGGGGCGATCCTGCAGGCGCGGATCGGCCGGGTGGTCTTCGGCGCCTGGGACGACAAGGCGGGAGCGGCCGGGTCGATGTACGACGTGCTACGCGACCGGCGCCTGCCCTATCGCGCCGAGGTCGTCGGCGGCATCGAGGCGGAGGCGGCGACGTCGCTGCTGCGCGCGTTCTTCGAGCAGCGGCGCTGA
- a CDS encoding cation diffusion facilitator family transporter → MSASGGNKAIVAAFLANMGIALAKFIAWALSGSASMLAEAIHSVADSGNQLLLMLGGRKARREADRAHPFGYGRERYVYAFVVSIILFSVGGLFAIYEGVEKLTNPHELDKTWWWLPLVVLVVAIGLESFSLRTAVRESNLVREKGQSWVSFVRRSKAPELPVVLLEDVGALTGLTFALLGVGLTLITGNPMFDALGTVMIGVLLVLIAIVLGVETKSLLVGEGATQADHDRIVDAINAGDEIEKIIHMKTLYLGPDELMVAAKIALNADKPLREAADDINAIEARIREAVPVARVVYIEPDVYRPAIDPEPSTDVFVLKSSD, encoded by the coding sequence ATGAGTGCATCCGGAGGCAACAAGGCCATCGTCGCGGCGTTCCTGGCGAACATGGGCATCGCGCTCGCGAAGTTCATCGCCTGGGCACTCTCCGGCTCGGCGTCGATGCTCGCGGAGGCGATCCACTCGGTCGCCGACTCCGGCAACCAGCTGCTGCTGATGCTCGGCGGACGGAAGGCCCGCCGCGAGGCCGACCGCGCGCACCCCTTCGGCTACGGCCGGGAGCGCTACGTGTACGCGTTCGTCGTGTCGATCATCCTCTTCTCCGTCGGTGGCCTCTTCGCGATCTACGAGGGCGTCGAGAAGCTCACGAACCCGCACGAGCTCGACAAGACGTGGTGGTGGCTGCCGCTGGTGGTGCTCGTCGTCGCGATCGGACTCGAGTCGTTCTCGCTGCGCACCGCGGTGCGCGAGAGCAACCTCGTGCGCGAGAAGGGCCAGTCGTGGGTGTCGTTCGTGCGCCGCTCGAAGGCTCCGGAGCTGCCGGTCGTGCTGCTCGAGGACGTGGGCGCGCTGACGGGCCTCACGTTCGCGCTCCTCGGGGTCGGTCTGACCCTGATCACCGGAAACCCGATGTTCGACGCGCTCGGCACCGTGATGATCGGTGTGCTGCTGGTCCTCATCGCGATCGTGCTGGGCGTCGAGACGAAGAGCCTGCTGGTCGGCGAGGGCGCGACCCAGGCCGATCACGACCGGATCGTCGACGCGATCAACGCCGGTGACGAGATCGAGAAGATCATCCACATGAAGACCCTGTACCTCGGGCCGGACGAGCTCATGGTCGCGGCCAAGATCGCGCTCAACGCCGACAAGCCGCTGCGCGAGGCGGCCGACGACATCAACGCGATCGAGGCGCGCATCCGCGAGGCCGTCCCGGTCGCACGCGTCGTCTACATCGAGCCGGACGTGTACCGCCCGGCGATCGACCCGGAGCCGTCGACCGACGTCTTCGTGCTCAAGTCCTCGGACTGA
- the proC gene encoding pyrroline-5-carboxylate reductase — protein sequence MADSLPSLAFLGAGSMGGAILRGVVASGIRIDGGITATNRTPEKAAAFSGLDGVTSIALAERPDGNAEAAAAARIVLVGVKPAMVPDLLREIAPHLAADAIVVSVAAGVTLQTFAEVLGADARVIRSMPNTPSTVRKGVTGLAAGAAVSDDDLALVRRLFETVGAVVEVPESQIDALSTISGSGPAYVYLLIEEFTKAAVGMGFDEADARLMVEQTFIGATALLDASGEDPAELRRRVTSPKGTTERAVAVLQDAHLDRTFADAAAAALARARELAAGA from the coding sequence ATGGCTGACTCGCTTCCCTCCCTCGCTTTCCTCGGTGCCGGCTCGATGGGCGGTGCGATCCTCCGCGGGGTGGTCGCCTCGGGCATCCGGATCGACGGCGGGATCACCGCGACGAACCGCACGCCGGAGAAGGCGGCGGCGTTCTCGGGCCTCGACGGCGTCACGAGCATCGCGCTCGCCGAGCGTCCGGACGGCAATGCCGAGGCCGCGGCCGCAGCGCGCATCGTGCTGGTCGGGGTGAAGCCGGCGATGGTGCCCGACCTGCTCCGCGAGATCGCACCGCACCTCGCCGCCGACGCGATCGTGGTGAGCGTCGCGGCCGGTGTCACGCTGCAGACCTTCGCCGAGGTGCTCGGCGCGGATGCCCGCGTGATCCGCTCCATGCCCAACACGCCGTCGACCGTGCGAAAGGGGGTCACGGGCCTCGCCGCCGGTGCCGCCGTCTCGGACGATGATCTGGCGCTCGTCCGTCGCCTCTTCGAGACCGTCGGCGCGGTCGTGGAGGTGCCGGAGTCGCAGATCGACGCACTCTCCACCATCTCGGGCTCGGGCCCCGCGTATGTCTACCTGCTGATCGAGGAGTTCACCAAGGCCGCCGTCGGCATGGGCTTCGACGAGGCGGATGCCCGGCTCATGGTCGAACAGACGTTCATCGGGGCCACCGCGCTGCTCGATGCCTCGGGGGAGGACCCGGCCGAGCTGCGTCGCCGTGTCACGAGCCCCAAGGGCACGACGGAGCGGGCGGTCGCCGTGCTGCAGGACGCGCACCTCGATCGCACGTTCGCCGATGCCGCGGCCGCCGCGCTCGCGCGTGCCAGGGAACTCGCTGCCGGAGCCTGA
- a CDS encoding DUF1905 domain-containing protein: protein MRLRIEGEIWYWRGPAPFHFVTVPPPESEMIHEVASVVTYGWGMIPASVTIGSTTVTTALWPKDGGYIVPIKKVLQDREGLGVDDVVELVLDIDA from the coding sequence ATGCGACTGCGCATCGAGGGCGAGATCTGGTACTGGCGCGGACCCGCGCCGTTCCACTTCGTCACCGTGCCGCCGCCCGAGAGCGAGATGATCCACGAGGTCGCGTCGGTCGTCACCTACGGGTGGGGGATGATCCCGGCATCCGTCACGATCGGATCGACCACGGTGACCACCGCGCTCTGGCCGAAGGACGGCGGGTACATCGTGCCGATCAAGAAGGTGCTGCAGGACCGGGAGGGCCTCGGCGTCGACGACGTGGTCGAGCTCGTCCTCGACATCGACGCCTGA
- a CDS encoding ABC transporter ATP-binding protein — MTDPTAAPPVLALRGLRKQFGPKVAVDSLSLDVPAGSMLGLLGPNGAGKTTTLAMTTGLLRPDAGTAWVLGADVWQDPAAAKAHMGVLPDGIRMLDRLSGAELLRYTGLLRGMAEAEVTARSEELLVALGLADASDKLVVDYSAGMRKKIGLACALIHAPRLLILDEPLEAVDPVSGETIRQILKAFVAGGGTVVLSSHVMELVESMCDRVAIVAEGRLLAHGPLDEVRAGLSLQQRFLALVGAHDLGTETLAWLRSS, encoded by the coding sequence ATGACCGACCCCACCGCGGCTCCGCCCGTCCTCGCCCTTCGCGGGCTCCGCAAGCAGTTCGGGCCGAAAGTCGCCGTCGACAGCCTCTCGCTCGACGTGCCGGCCGGATCGATGCTGGGTCTCCTCGGCCCGAACGGCGCGGGCAAGACCACGACTCTGGCCATGACGACGGGGCTGCTGCGCCCGGACGCCGGAACCGCCTGGGTCCTCGGCGCGGACGTGTGGCAGGACCCCGCGGCCGCGAAGGCGCACATGGGCGTCCTCCCCGACGGCATCCGCATGCTCGACCGGCTCAGCGGGGCGGAGCTGCTGCGGTACACGGGCCTGCTGCGGGGCATGGCCGAGGCGGAGGTGACGGCGCGCAGCGAAGAGCTCCTCGTGGCGCTCGGACTCGCCGATGCGAGCGACAAGCTCGTCGTCGACTACTCGGCGGGCATGCGCAAGAAGATCGGTCTGGCGTGCGCGCTGATCCACGCGCCGCGACTGCTGATCCTCGATGAGCCGCTGGAGGCGGTGGATCCGGTCTCGGGCGAGACGATCCGCCAGATCCTGAAGGCGTTCGTCGCGGGCGGCGGCACGGTGGTGCTGTCCAGCCACGTGATGGAACTCGTCGAGTCGATGTGCGACCGGGTCGCGATCGTCGCCGAGGGGCGGCTGCTCGCGCACGGTCCCCTCGACGAGGTGCGGGCGGGCCTGTCGCTGCAGCAGCGGTTCCTCGCGCTGGTGGGCGCACACGATCTCGGGACGGAGACGCTCGCGTGGTTGCGCTCCTCGTAA
- a CDS encoding potassium channel family protein, which yields MVEVLRGDAPVLVIGLGRFGAACAGELDRLDREVLAIDDNLELVQKWSDRVTHTVQADAKNIDALRQIGAQDFQVAVVAVGSSIEASVLITANLVDLKVPQIWAKAVSQSHGKILARVGANHVIYPEREAGERVAHLVSGRMLDFIRFDDDFVLAKMYPPKFIRGVGLNESGVRSKYKVTVVGVKSPGKPFRYAEANTIVTNHDLIIVSGTNSDIERFAALDR from the coding sequence TTGGTTGAAGTCCTCCGGGGCGACGCGCCCGTCCTCGTCATCGGCCTCGGCCGATTCGGCGCCGCCTGTGCCGGGGAGCTCGACCGCCTCGATCGCGAGGTGCTCGCGATCGACGACAACCTCGAGCTCGTGCAGAAGTGGTCGGACCGCGTCACGCACACCGTGCAGGCCGACGCGAAGAACATCGACGCCCTGCGCCAGATCGGCGCCCAGGATTTCCAGGTCGCCGTCGTCGCGGTCGGCTCCTCGATCGAGGCGTCCGTGCTGATCACCGCGAACCTCGTCGACCTGAAGGTGCCGCAGATCTGGGCCAAGGCCGTCTCCCAGTCGCACGGCAAGATCCTCGCCCGCGTCGGCGCGAACCACGTCATCTACCCGGAGCGCGAGGCCGGAGAGCGCGTCGCGCACCTCGTGAGCGGGCGGATGCTCGACTTCATCCGCTTCGACGACGACTTCGTGCTGGCCAAGATGTACCCGCCGAAGTTCATCCGCGGCGTGGGCCTGAACGAGTCGGGCGTGCGCTCGAAGTACAAGGTCACCGTCGTCGGCGTGAAGAGCCCCGGCAAGCCGTTCCGCTACGCCGAGGCGAACACCATCGTCACGAACCACGACCTCATCATCGTGTCGGGCACCAACAGCGACATCGAGCGCTTCGCCGCCCTCGACCGCTGA
- a CDS encoding TrkH family potassium uptake protein, which produces MSGIVSASSPRQSLKSAAGWVKHLVTSSPSRFAIVVFALLILVFTVLLSLPMASASGTVTPLSDALFTAVSTICVTGLSTVDMANHWSPFGHVLVFLGVNIGALGVLTLASLMGMLISKRLGLRAKLMAAGDTNPLRAHGGVVNESQTVRLGEVGQLLTTVAVSALIIEASLAVLLYPALVMAKVDPIAALWEAPYFAAMAFTNTGFAPNDGGVAVFADDYLVLSLLMVGVFLGSIGFPVIYTLAKHVWHVKRWSLHSKLTIVTTVLLFILGAAVFVILEFDNPKTFGSMDAADTTFQAFFLSAMTRSGGFNVIEMDDLNGSSLLAASMLMFVGGGSASTAGGIKVTTLAVLAIAVWSEAKGRQSVEAFGRRIPSDVQRVALSVVAWGATIVALSTIVIAQITKDDISHVLFDVISAFATVGLSTGLTAELPDAGSYVLAATIFMGRVGTVTLAAAVAATSRTQYYSLPVERPIVG; this is translated from the coding sequence ATGTCGGGCATCGTTTCGGCGTCGTCCCCACGGCAGAGCCTCAAGAGTGCCGCCGGCTGGGTGAAGCACCTCGTCACCTCCTCGCCCTCCCGCTTCGCGATCGTCGTCTTCGCCCTCCTGATCCTCGTCTTCACCGTCCTGCTGTCGCTGCCCATGGCCTCGGCGAGCGGGACGGTCACCCCGCTGAGCGACGCGCTGTTCACGGCCGTCTCCACGATCTGCGTGACCGGCCTGTCGACCGTCGACATGGCGAACCACTGGTCGCCGTTCGGACACGTGCTGGTCTTCCTCGGTGTGAACATCGGCGCTCTCGGCGTGCTCACCCTCGCGTCGCTGATGGGCATGCTCATCTCCAAGCGCCTCGGCCTGCGCGCGAAGCTGATGGCCGCGGGCGACACGAACCCGCTGCGTGCACACGGCGGCGTGGTCAACGAGAGCCAGACGGTCCGTCTCGGCGAGGTCGGCCAGCTGCTGACCACGGTCGCCGTCTCGGCGCTCATCATCGAGGCCTCCCTCGCCGTCCTCCTCTACCCCGCGCTGGTGATGGCGAAGGTCGATCCGATCGCCGCGCTCTGGGAGGCGCCGTACTTCGCGGCCATGGCCTTCACGAACACCGGCTTCGCGCCGAACGACGGCGGCGTCGCCGTGTTCGCCGACGACTACCTCGTGCTCTCGCTCCTCATGGTGGGCGTGTTCCTCGGCAGCATCGGCTTCCCGGTCATCTACACGCTCGCCAAGCACGTCTGGCACGTGAAGCGGTGGTCGCTGCACTCCAAGCTCACCATCGTCACCACCGTGCTGCTGTTCATCCTGGGCGCCGCGGTGTTCGTCATCCTCGAGTTCGACAACCCGAAGACCTTCGGCTCCATGGACGCCGCCGACACCACGTTCCAGGCGTTCTTCCTGTCCGCCATGACCCGATCCGGCGGATTCAACGTCATCGAGATGGACGACCTGAACGGCTCGTCCCTGCTCGCCGCCAGCATGCTGATGTTCGTCGGCGGCGGCTCCGCCTCCACGGCGGGCGGCATCAAGGTCACGACCCTCGCCGTGCTGGCGATCGCCGTGTGGTCGGAGGCGAAGGGCCGTCAGTCGGTCGAGGCGTTCGGTCGCCGCATCCCGAGCGACGTGCAGCGCGTGGCGCTCAGCGTCGTCGCGTGGGGAGCGACGATCGTCGCCCTGTCCACCATCGTCATCGCCCAGATCACGAAAGACGACATCAGCCATGTCCTGTTCGACGTGATCTCCGCGTTCGCGACCGTCGGCCTGTCGACGGGTCTCACCGCCGAGCTTCCGGACGCCGGCTCCTACGTGCTCGCCGCCACGATCTTCATGGGGCGCGTTGGTACAGTGACTCTCGCCGCGGCAGTCGCCGCGACATCGCGAACGCAGTACTACTCACTGCCCGTGGAAAGGCCGATCGTTGGTTGA